The genome window CCATCACTCGAGGTACTCGCCGGCGAGCAGGTCGATGCGCTCGCGGGTTTCCTCGGGGATCGCTTCCGCGGGGGTGTTGATCGTGCCCTCGAGCGCCGACCAGGCCTCGCTCTCGAAGTCGTCGGGCATGGTACGGATGGCGTGTTCGACGACAGCGTTGATCGCGTCCTGATTGGCCGCGGCGTTCGCTAAGACTTCCTGGAGGCTGACCTCGCTGTCGTCCTTCCAGACGTCGTAATCGGTGACGCCGGCGATGGTTGCGTAGCTGAGTTCGGCCTCGCGAGCGAGCTTGGCCTCGGGGATGGTGGTCATGCCGACGACGTCCCAGCCCTGTCCGCGGTAGAACTCGCTTTCGGCTTTCGTCGAGAACTGCGGGCCCTCGATGCAGACGTATGTGCCACCCTCCTGGGTCGCCGTGTCGGCGTCGGTCGCGTCCTCGGCCGCGCTCGCGAGGTGAGAGACTAACGCGGGACAGTAGGGTTCGGCGAAGCTCATGTGAACGACCATGCCGTCGCCGAAGAAGGTTGGCTGACGGTGTTTCGTTCGGTCGAAGATCTGGTCTGGAACGACGAGGGTTCGTGGCGGCAGGTCCTCGCGGAGGCTGCCAACGGCGTTCGTCGAGATGACGCGATCGACGCCGACCGATTTCAGCGCGTAGATGTTCGCCCGATAGGAGGCGTCGGTGGGGGTGTGCTGGTGGTCCTCGCCGTGACGGGGAAGGAACGCGACCTCCCGGCCCGCGAGTTCGCCCAGCGTGACGGCCGAACTCGGCTCGCCGTACGGCGTTGAAACGTCTTCCGTGCGAGTGCTCTCGAGTGGCAGTGCCTCGTAGATACCGCTGCCGCCGATGACACCGATGGTCATACGACCATCCACGGGAGGCGACGACGTAAACGGTCTGATCGGTGACGACGAACCTGACGAGCCCCTGCCAGCGGCAGGTCGCCGACCACGAACCGCTGAGCAACGA of Natrarchaeobaculum sulfurireducens contains these proteins:
- the mtnP gene encoding S-methyl-5'-thioadenosine phosphorylase; protein product: MTIGVIGGSGIYEALPLESTRTEDVSTPYGEPSSAVTLGELAGREVAFLPRHGEDHQHTPTDASYRANIYALKSVGVDRVISTNAVGSLREDLPPRTLVVPDQIFDRTKHRQPTFFGDGMVVHMSFAEPYCPALVSHLASAAEDATDADTATQEGGTYVCIEGPQFSTKAESEFYRGQGWDVVGMTTIPEAKLAREAELSYATIAGVTDYDVWKDDSEVSLQEVLANAAANQDAINAVVEHAIRTMPDDFESEAWSALEGTINTPAEAIPEETRERIDLLAGEYLE